The proteins below come from a single Syntrophorhabdaceae bacterium genomic window:
- a CDS encoding DUF499 domain-containing protein produces MEPWYKIARPRKEVREGRSFNPDEFAIALEQVIAGTAPEDYCKPAQFFSRTYFTKALNDHAGMVLRRLSGKTENTAPVLTLITQFGGGKTHTLAALYHLAKNGENSKVFSGITPLLKEAELPSIPEARVAVFVGNAWDPKDGKENPWIDMARQIADDRGIAALGKTAKTTPPGTEAIGELFKTANAPVLLLFDEVLNFVNRHRNMADAFYAFLQNLTVATTGTTQCAAVISLPRSQVEMTNSDLEWQDRITKVVRRVAKDLIANDETEISEVVRRRLFEDLGNEKEREKIARAYANWCYERRAQLPSEWTAVDTATTEAKAKDYLKQRFAACYPFHPATLSVFQRKWQALPQYQQTRGTLAMLAQWISWAYRDGFNNARREPFITLGSAPLEINEFKSIVLGQLGESRLITAIDADIAGEHSHARALDADTKGPLKDIHRRVATAILFESSGGQIDKIAHLPELRFALGEPEIDTTSIDNAALALETKAYFIRKVGTDGFQIRHQATLKKVVNDRKASLDEESEIKPEMKRYVKEEFGKKLMVPVIYFPDESTAIQDSPRLTLVVGDPETEWNGSGAISEKITEWMRQRGQSPRLYPAALLWCVKKPGRDLRDKVEMLLAWRRVEREIVEGTLGADFDKADRADVRSKVADADETVKDEIWGGYRYVVIADSKEKNGLKVIDLGAGHSSGSESLSGRIITALKSQGLLSESVGAGYIDRNWPPALKESGAWPLSGLRQNFLNGSLTRLMDTDATLKEKIVEFVPKGDFGLASGQKPDGTYDRMWFREQISRDEVVFESGVFLLRKEKARALVEGTLQPPIIGTGKESPPVSEPAGKPETEGKPIEPVAPAAKTIRLSGNIPPEIWNRLGTKILPKLRSGTDLKIGIDFSFSINADTAQNMEADLKQILSDLGLSDKVKIE; encoded by the coding sequence GTGGAACCGTGGTATAAAATAGCGAGACCAAGAAAAGAGGTACGGGAAGGGCGTTCCTTTAATCCCGATGAATTTGCCATAGCCCTTGAACAGGTTATTGCCGGCACCGCGCCCGAGGATTACTGCAAGCCCGCCCAATTCTTTTCCCGTACATATTTCACGAAGGCCCTCAACGACCACGCAGGGATGGTGCTCAGACGATTAAGCGGCAAGACAGAGAACACCGCCCCGGTCCTCACGTTAATCACTCAATTCGGCGGCGGCAAGACCCACACCTTGGCAGCCCTCTACCACCTCGCAAAGAATGGAGAGAACTCAAAGGTATTTTCGGGTATTACCCCTCTTCTGAAAGAGGCAGAGCTTCCTTCGATCCCTGAGGCACGCGTCGCCGTCTTCGTAGGAAATGCATGGGACCCGAAGGATGGCAAGGAGAACCCTTGGATCGACATGGCGCGACAGATCGCAGACGACAGAGGCATAGCTGCACTCGGCAAGACCGCAAAGACGACGCCCCCAGGGACTGAGGCGATCGGCGAGTTATTTAAGACGGCAAATGCCCCGGTATTGCTTCTTTTTGATGAGGTCCTCAATTTCGTGAACCGCCATCGCAACATGGCAGACGCATTCTATGCCTTTCTCCAGAACCTTACCGTAGCAACAACAGGAACGACACAATGTGCCGCGGTCATAAGTTTGCCGAGAAGCCAGGTTGAAATGACAAACTCTGATCTCGAATGGCAGGACCGGATCACGAAGGTGGTAAGGCGCGTTGCGAAGGACCTGATCGCAAATGACGAGACAGAGATCAGTGAGGTAGTTAGAAGGAGGCTATTCGAGGACCTCGGCAATGAGAAGGAGAGGGAGAAGATCGCCCGCGCCTATGCGAATTGGTGCTACGAAAGGCGGGCGCAATTGCCTTCTGAATGGACTGCCGTGGATACTGCAACGACCGAGGCAAAGGCAAAGGATTATCTCAAACAGAGGTTTGCCGCATGTTATCCCTTTCATCCTGCAACCCTTTCCGTGTTCCAGAGGAAGTGGCAGGCCCTGCCGCAGTACCAGCAGACGCGCGGGACACTGGCGATGCTTGCACAGTGGATATCATGGGCATACCGTGACGGATTCAACAACGCACGGAGGGAGCCCTTTATTACCCTCGGATCGGCGCCCCTTGAAATTAATGAGTTTAAAAGCATTGTGCTGGGCCAGCTTGGGGAATCACGCCTCATTACTGCCATCGATGCCGATATCGCAGGAGAGCACTCGCACGCACGTGCCCTCGACGCAGACACGAAAGGTCCGTTGAAGGATATCCACCGCAGAGTAGCGACTGCCATTCTTTTTGAATCCTCAGGGGGTCAGATCGATAAGATCGCCCATCTCCCTGAACTGCGCTTCGCCCTCGGCGAGCCGGAGATCGATACGACGTCGATCGACAATGCCGCTCTTGCATTGGAGACAAAGGCGTACTTTATCCGCAAGGTAGGCACCGACGGCTTCCAGATCAGGCACCAGGCAACCCTTAAAAAGGTCGTCAATGACCGGAAGGCATCGCTTGACGAGGAATCTGAGATCAAGCCGGAGATGAAGCGGTACGTGAAGGAAGAATTCGGCAAAAAGCTCATGGTGCCTGTGATCTATTTTCCTGATGAGAGTACGGCCATTCAGGATTCCCCAAGGCTAACGCTCGTGGTAGGCGACCCGGAAACGGAATGGAACGGCAGCGGCGCGATCAGTGAAAAGATAACAGAATGGATGAGGCAGCGGGGGCAATCGCCGAGATTGTATCCTGCAGCACTCCTATGGTGCGTGAAGAAACCCGGGAGAGACCTGAGGGACAAAGTCGAGATGCTTCTTGCATGGAGGCGTGTGGAAAGAGAGATAGTGGAGGGGACCCTCGGTGCAGACTTTGATAAAGCGGACAGGGCGGATGTGCGTTCAAAGGTCGCCGATGCCGATGAGACTGTGAAGGACGAGATATGGGGTGGATACCGCTACGTTGTCATAGCGGACAGTAAGGAAAAGAATGGATTAAAGGTCATAGACCTCGGCGCCGGACATTCAAGCGGTAGTGAAAGCTTATCTGGCAGGATAATCACTGCACTGAAATCTCAGGGTCTGCTCAGCGAAAGTGTGGGTGCTGGCTATATTGACCGCAACTGGCCGCCCGCGTTGAAAGAGAGTGGGGCATGGCCGCTGTCTGGCCTTCGTCAGAACTTTCTCAACGGCTCCCTCACGAGGCTGATGGATACGGATGCCACATTAAAGGAGAAGATCGTCGAGTTTGTTCCGAAGGGGGATTTCGGACTTGCTTCAGGACAGAAGCCGGATGGAACGTATGATCGAATGTGGTTCCGGGAACAAATATCACGAGATGAAGTGGTTTTTGAGAGCGGCGTTTTTCTCTTGAGAAAAGAAAAGGCAAGGGCATTGGTAGAGGGAACCTTGCAGCCGCCCATTATTGGAACTGGAAAGGAAAGCCCACCTGTCAGTGAACCTGCCGGAAAGCCGGAGACAGAAGGCAAGCCCATAGAACCCGTGGCACCTGCCGCAAAGACCATCCGCCTGTCCGGCAACATCCCACCTGAGATATGGAACCGCCTGGGGACAAAGATCCTTCCGAAGCTTCGCTCAGGTACAGACCTCAAGATCGGTATCGATTTCAGCTTTTCGATCAATGCTGATACTGCGCAGAACATGGAGGCAGACCTCAAGCAAATCCTCTCCGACCTCGGCCTGAGCGATAAAGTGAAGATTGAGTAA